The Rosettibacter firmus genome contains the following window.
TTAAATCTGCATAACCCATTAAGCCCATAAATGGTGTGCGTAATTCATGGCTCATATAAGCAAAAAATTGTGATTTCAATTTATTAACTTCTTCTGCTTTTTCTTTAGCCTCTATCAATTCTTTAATCATGGTTTTCTTTTCGGTTATGTCTTCCAATAAACCTATTAAATTTGTAACCATATTATCGTTCACTATGGGAGCTATTATTAAAGAGCACCAGAATAAACTTCCATCTTTTCTTTTATTCAATATTTCCCCTTTCCATATTTCCCCTCTCAAAATAGTATCCCACATATTTTTATAAAACTCGTTATCATGAAATCCAGATTTCAAAATATTTGGCTTTCTGTTAATTGCATCTTCATAAGTATAGCCAGTCATATTAGTAAATTGGGGATTAACAAATTCTATTTTACCTGATACATCTGTAATAATTATACTAATTGGATTTTGTTTAACTGCATTCGATAATTTCAGAAGTTCTTTTTCTACCATTTTTCGCTTATTAATTTCGTCTATTATTAATTGTTTTTGTTTAATAAACTCAATTAATGCTTTTGACAATAATCTAAATTCTGTAGAATATTTTGATGCTGCACTTAATTTTTCTACATCATCGTTTAGAATACTTTTTGTAATCTCCCGTAAAGGTTTTAAAACCCATATAATTAAAAAAGAAGTAACAACAAAAATAATTATTATGCCGATAACACTAACATATTTAAATTGATTGATATATGATTGCCTTGTTAATTTTATTCCTTTATTAACATAGTACATATAAAGGTAAGAAATCACAACATTATTATAATCTCTTAAAGGAACATAACTCCTGATAATTTCTGGAATTGTTGATTTAATTCTTTTTAGCTTATTATATTCATCAACCGAAATAATATTAACACTCGAAGCTGTAACCGAATTTATTCTATCTATGAATTCATTTCCAAGTTCTCTTGCAGCTAAGAAATAACCATTTGGTTTACCCTTTCTTTCCAGATCATCACTATGCTGTATTGGTGCTCCGCTTATTTCATAAACTTTATTTCCAATACTTTGAAAAAAATGTGGAAATTTATTATTCGTGAAAATTTTAATAACAGTATCTTTTGGCAAAAAGAATTTAAAATTTCTCTGATTAGTTTCAACATCATAAGAATAGAATTGATTGAATTTATCATCAAACACCCAGGCAAGTTTAGCATGAAATTGTGGAAGTACAGCATCTATGTTAACTTCTGCCCAAACTCTATCGTGTGTTTTAACAAAATCCACCATTTCATCCCAGTATGTATAATCATAAACAAAAGACAACAATGTTTGACTCATCATCGAAAAGCTATTGTTTAAGATAATGTATGACCTTTTGGTTTCTTCGGATGATAATCTATCTAAGTGTAATTTATACCTCGAGTTCACAAAATATAAAACCAGTACATATATTATTACTAATAATGAAACGAGAAGTATAATTTTGGTAAGAAGTCTTTTTAACATACTATAACTCAAATTGCACTTTTATACCTGAGTTGATCAGGTTTTCTTTATATAAGCTTCTTAGTTTATGATCGCTTTCAAGATAATAATCTATAAATGGAACAACACTAAAATTTTCTGATATATGATAAAGAATTTCTAAATATAACTGGAAATGGCTAATATTTAAATCTTTGCTAATCTCAAAATTTGTATCGAAAAATTTTTTATTTCCCCAAATTATTCCAGCAGTAGATTTAATTTGTAAATAATTATTTAATTCCTTAAAAAATTCTAACAAATGAGCTCCATAAGATATCCCTTTATAATTTAGAACATCAGCATATATTTCATTTTTTATAGTCAGATAATCATTAATTTTATAATCGAGAGATAGAGATAACTCCATAGTAGAGGGTGTAAATTCTTCATAAAGGTATTTATAATAATTTAATTTAGGTTGAATAGAAATATTTTCGGTAAGAGAAAAATCATAGTAAAGATAGATATCAAACTCATGATTTCGAGTGGAATCAAATGAGCTTTTATCATTGACAACATAATTTCCCCAAAATTCTATTGTGAAATTATCATATGAAAACCACAAATCTGGTTGCATAACAAATCCATTATCTAAAGGTAAACCATGCCAGAGATATTTAGTTTGGGATGCTATTTCGAATCCAAATGCAAGTTCAGGATTATTTATTAAATCATCATTCTGACTATAAAGTTTTTTATTTAATAAGATAAAAAATATTATAGTAATATAAAGTAATTGTTTCCATAATTTTTTCATACATTAACCAGATTACAAACCAAATTGGTTTTATAATAATATTATTATAAAGCATAACAGCATATATATTATCGCAATATATTATTATTTTTTAACACTAAAAATGAAGTAACTCACATTAATAGTATTGTCAATATCTGTAATTAAATTTTTGATTATAATTCTTGCAGTATGCTCAATCTTAAAAGAGTTCGATACCTTAAAGATGGAATAACAAAAAGCGGTCCTGTAATTTACTGGATGCAAAGAGATCAAAGAGTAAATGATAACTGGGCTTTAATTTATGCCTACTCCAAAGCTCTCGAAAATGATGTACCATTAATTGTTACATTCAATTTAGTTCCATCTTTCTTAGGAGCAACAATACGTCAATATTCTTTTATGATAGAAGGCTTAAAAAAAGTTATTATTCTATTGACAGAGCTAAACACTCATTAATGTTTGATCAGCTTACAAGATAGGGTTATTATTTATTGTTGAAAAAAATTATATTGCAAATAAATCGATATTTTGAATATTCCTACTTAGATTAAAAATTTTGTGGAAAGTTTATAGTCTAATAATTTATGTATATTTTTTAATCTTAGCATAAAAATACTTGTAATAATTAAAAAATAACCTAATATATTGGAGCCAGAAAATACTGGCTCCTAAAATTTTATTTAACTATAAAATTCAACAAGTGTGAATAGATAAAATCAGCAATAGCTTCTTTAGAGTAAGGCCATGCATACACAATTTTAACGTCAGGGTGTTCTTCTTGAAATAATTCAATAGTTGCAGGGATATCCTTTTCTGAATGTCCACCACCAGGGGTGAACATTATACTCGTTACTATGATTAAATCAGGCTTTTTAGACAAAGCTTCTTCAAGTGCTTCTCTTACTGAAGGAGCACACATCTCATTAAATGCATAATGAACAGAATGAAATTCTTTAAATTTATTTTTGAATATCTCAATAATTTTTACAAAGCCTGCCCAATACGGATCATTTTTTTCATTTCGGGGCCATCTACGTAATTCATTTTCTATTTCATCTGCTTCAAGAGTGTGGTTATCGTGTAATTTAAAATATTCATTCAATTTTGGAAAATCATTAGCTGGAGCACCATGCCCAACAATTATTACTGAAACTCTTTTAATATCTTTAACCATACCCAAAATATTTGAATAAAAAAAAATACCTATTATTAAATAGTAAACTAGTATATTGTTATTTTTCATTTTTTACTCCAATTTAATGTTAATCAAATTTAGTTGAACCGTTTGGTTGATATACATATCTAAAAGAATAAAATTTCGATTTGTCAGAAAGGGTAGGATTAGCAGGTGAACCATAATAATAGCTTATAATTTGAACTTTAGCATATTTACCATTTCCTGTTTTAATTGCAAGTACAATTCCTGGTATAGGTGTAATTATATGAGTTTCGGAATTATATAGGTACCATCCATTTCCAGAGCCTGTTGGTATAGCAGGGGAGTTTTCGGCATCAACTCGATAACCTTCGGCTGGTAATTCTTTTAAGTCATAAAAGTCTGTATTCTTAAGAAGAATTGCTCCTCCTTTACCAGGTCCGCTTACGCCGCTATTAGTATAAATTGTAGTATTTTTAAATGCAATATCCCATTTATCAGACAATGTATCAGCACCAGTTACAATAGTACTATCTGAAAATCGAAAGTAAGTTTTACCGGGACCTAATGCAGGTATATTTTTAACTTCTACAACTTTAATATCTTGTTGTTTATCGATAGGCTCAGTACTACTTGTTCCATTACAGCCTGCAATTAAAATGTTCAAAAAAAGCATAATAGTTAAATGTATTTTTTTCATATCTCCTCCATTTAATTAATAATTTATTGAAATCCCTGCATAAATTATTCTTCCAGGTAGATTTAAATTCTGCCCACTAAGTTTTTTATTTAAAATATTCTCTATTCTTAACTGTATAGCAAAATGACTATTAATCACTTTATTAAAAACAAAATTCCAGAGTGAAAAACCGGGAGCATATTCACTTTTATCATCAAGAATACCATTACCATTTCTGTCATAGTAACCATATTTCCCTTTAACTATACATGTTAATCTTGCAAACAAACCTAATGTTTCATTTTCATAGTTAAGTTTAATATTACCAGTGTGTTTAGAACGATTAAACAAGCCTCCATAATCTGACTCTGTAATTTTTTTCAATCGTCCAGAATCAGTTAACTTAAAATAATCACCTGCTCTTATTCTTTCGAGAACTACCTGGTCGATTGCATCAAGAAATTGATATCCAAAGCTTATATTAATATTATTAAAAAATTTAATTTTAATTTCAGATTCTATACCTTGAGTATATATTTTATTTAAATTTACATATGTATATACTCCCTGTCCATTTTTTTTAAGAGCAACTGGTATAGCATCGATCAAATCTCTTATATTGTTTCTGAAAAAATTTAATGATATCAAATAACTACTTGAAGGTTCATATTCTATAGAAAAATTTAATGACAAGGAACTTTCTGCATTAAGTTTACTTATATTAGATGGATTAAGTAGAATTTTATCTATCTGTCCTTCATTAATTAGTTTATTTAAGTAATTAGAAAATTTAGCAGCACCGAAAACAGAATATCCAACTTGAGGGTTTGTAAAATTCAAATAAAGTTGTTGTAAAGTTGGTGCTTTGAAGCCACTACCAATTGATAAATTTAATGTCAAGAAACCACATGGTTTTAAGAGAGTCGTAATTTTTGGACTTAAACGCGAAGAATATTTATTATTATAATCATACCTAAAACCTCCTACGATATCAATATAGCGGGAAGGAATCCATTCATGCTGAAGAAAAACAAAGCTAGAATTTATTTCGTCTATATCTTTATCTACTCTATCTGCATGTACAACCTCTTTAACATAACCAGCACCAAATGAAATCAAATTCTTTCTATCGATAATAAAATTAGCAGAGTACTCACCTTTATAATAATATTGGTCAAATTGGCTGTACTCGTACGGTTCACCTCCTGTTTGATAACTTAGTAAACTCTCTGTATAATAATTTGTAACATAAAATCTTAGTTGATGTTTGTATAAATTACTTATTGAGCCTGAATATAATATAGAGAAATTAACATCTCGTAATCTATCTTTAACTTTTAATTTTACTATTTGATTATTTTCTGTTATCTCTGCAAAGTTATTTTGATTCTCATTAGAATATCTCATATTAAATCTCACAAAATTTGATTCGTTAAATCGATACTCAAATTTTGGATTAATTAGAAAATTGTGGTATTCGGGAATAGTTTTCGAAATAGTTTCTGGCACAATATCAAATCCATCACTCCCTCTAATATTTGAAAATAATGCTAATTTAATTTTTTTATTAGATTTGAATATATCTGCATTAATTTGATATGAATCATGAGTCCCTATACGACCAAAGAGTGCAAATCGTTGAGATTCATCGGGGAAAGCAGTAATAAGATTAACTACTCCTGCAAGAGCTTCACTTCCATAAAGTGATGAAGATGGCCCTTTAACAATTTCAATTTGTTTTAAATTAGCTACATCGAATCGTGATAAATCAATAGTACCGGCAGTTCTTCCTATCACAGGGTCACCATCTATTAAAATAAGTGTATAATCTGGGTCAAGACCCTGAATCTGTAAGCCACTACCATGATTGTCTATAATACCAATACCTGTCTGTTCAAATAAAGCTTCCTTCAGACTTAAATAACCACAATTTTTAATCTCTTTCTCACTAATTAACTCTGTCTTAACAGGTGTATCTTTCAATTTTTTAATGCTTCTTGTCCCTGTCACTACTACAGTTTCAGAAATATAAGATAATTCATTTAAATTAATTATTAAAAAATTTAAAGATGATTCATATTTAATAGTTTTTGTTTGATAGCCAATACAAGAAATAGAAATTAAATCCCCAGTTTTTAAAGGATAATTAAGCTTAAATATCCCATTTTCATCGGATGTAGTTCCATAAGGTTTACCTACAACTGTAATATTTGCATTAAAAATTGGTCTGCCATCTTTAGTAACTACTTTTCCTTGAAAATATGTTTGTGCAATTGCCTCAGTAATTAGAATAAATATTATTAAAATTAATTTTTTCATATCTTATCCATATTAAGACTAAATCTTAATAATAAAACTAACACAACATAATTATAGTATCAATACTAATTTTTAGGTAAATTAATACTATTCATTTAGTATTAATTGTCTTTTATTAAAATTACCAATTCTCTTTTTATACTTTCGATGATAAGCTGTGATGTGTTTTTTACATTAAGTTTCCGCATTATATTCCTTCGGTGAGTCATTACAGTAAACTCGCTAATATTAAGTAACCTTGCAATCTCCTTATTACTCATTCCATCTACGATATAAAAGAGAATTTCATGCTCACGTCGACTTAAATTTTCTGATAACTTTTTCTTTAATATAAAGTCATATATAACTAGCTTTATATCCTTACTTAAGTATTTTTCGTTATTATTAATTTTTATTAAAGCTATTTGCAATTCTTCTTTTGTAATATATTTTGAAATATAACCATTTAGCTCCATATCATAAAGGATTGGTAATTTAATTATATCAGAAGCATCAACTAAAACTATTATTTTAAGTTTCGGAAATTCTTTTTTTATTTCTCGTAATAATTTAATAATATCATAACTAATAACAATTTCAACAATAATCATATCTGGTTTTTTAGAACGAATTTTATCAATTAGTGTATTATCATTATTTGGAATGAATTCTATTTTAATTTTTTCCAATTCTTGCAATACGTAATTTATTGCATAGTAGGTTAGTAAGAATTTACTAACGACAAAAATATATATTGGTTTCATAATTTATTTATTTAGACTAAATAAAAATAATAATTTGCTTTAAATTTTTCTAATATTTAGATGATTTTCTGTCTATTTAATTTTTTTATCTTTATTTTTCAATCTTACGTGACTAATTATGGCTCTTACCGGAAGAATTAGAAAATTAAAAGACAATACATTTAAAAGCGGTCCTGTAATTTACTGGATGCAAAGAGATCAAAGAGTAAATGATAACTGGGCTTTAATTTATGCCTACTCCAAAGCTCTCGAAAATGATGTACCATTAATTGTTACATTTAATTTAGTTTCATCTTTCTTAGGAGCAACAATACGTCAATATTCTTTTATGATAGAAGGCTTAAAAAAAGTTAAGAAATACTGTGATGAACTTAATATAAACTTTCAGTTATTAGTTGGTAATCCAGAAGAAACAATTCCAGAATTTATTAAAGAATCTGATGCTTCGTTACTAATTGCAGATTTTAATCCTT
Protein-coding sequences here:
- a CDS encoding response regulator transcription factor translates to MKPIYIFVVSKFLLTYYAINYVLQELEKIKIEFIPNNDNTLIDKIRSKKPDMIIVEIVISYDIIKLLREIKKEFPKLKIIVLVDASDIIKLPILYDMELNGYISKYITKEELQIALIKINNNEKYLSKDIKLVIYDFILKKKLSENLSRREHEILFYIVDGMSNKEIARLLNISEFTVMTHRRNIMRKLNVKNTSQLIIESIKRELVILIKDN
- a CDS encoding HmuY family protein, which encodes MKKIHLTIMLFLNILIAGCNGTSSTEPIDKQQDIKVVEVKNIPALGPGKTYFRFSDSTIVTGADTLSDKWDIAFKNTTIYTNSGVSGPGKGGAILLKNTDFYDLKELPAEGYRVDAENSPAIPTGSGNGWYLYNSETHIITPIPGIVLAIKTGNGKYAKVQIISYYYGSPANPTLSDKSKFYSFRYVYQPNGSTKFD
- a CDS encoding TonB-dependent receptor, which translates into the protein MKKLILIIFILITEAIAQTYFQGKVVTKDGRPIFNANITVVGKPYGTTSDENGIFKLNYPLKTGDLISISCIGYQTKTIKYESSLNFLIINLNELSYISETVVVTGTRSIKKLKDTPVKTELISEKEIKNCGYLSLKEALFEQTGIGIIDNHGSGLQIQGLDPDYTLILIDGDPVIGRTAGTIDLSRFDVANLKQIEIVKGPSSSLYGSEALAGVVNLITAFPDESQRFALFGRIGTHDSYQINADIFKSNKKIKLALFSNIRGSDGFDIVPETISKTIPEYHNFLINPKFEYRFNESNFVRFNMRYSNENQNNFAEITENNQIVKLKVKDRLRDVNFSILYSGSISNLYKHQLRFYVTNYYTESLLSYQTGGEPYEYSQFDQYYYKGEYSANFIIDRKNLISFGAGYVKEVVHADRVDKDIDEINSSFVFLQHEWIPSRYIDIVGGFRYDYNNKYSSRLSPKITTLLKPCGFLTLNLSIGSGFKAPTLQQLYLNFTNPQVGYSVFGAAKFSNYLNKLINEGQIDKILLNPSNISKLNAESSLSLNFSIEYEPSSSYLISLNFFRNNIRDLIDAIPVALKKNGQGVYTYVNLNKIYTQGIESEIKIKFFNNINISFGYQFLDAIDQVVLERIRAGDYFKLTDSGRLKKITESDYGGLFNRSKHTGNIKLNYENETLGLFARLTCIVKGKYGYYDRNGNGILDDKSEYAPGFSLWNFVFNKVINSHFAIQLRIENILNKKLSGQNLNLPGRIIYAGISINY
- a CDS encoding sirohydrochlorin chelatase yields the protein MKNNNILVYYLIIGIFFYSNILGMVKDIKRVSVIIVGHGAPANDFPKLNEYFKLHDNHTLEADEIENELRRWPRNEKNDPYWAGFVKIIEIFKNKFKEFHSVHYAFNEMCAPSVREALEEALSKKPDLIIVTSIMFTPGGGHSEKDIPATIELFQEEHPDVKIVYAWPYSKEAIADFIYSHLLNFIVK
- a CDS encoding ATP-binding protein, which translates into the protein MLKRLLTKIILLVSLLVIIYVLVLYFVNSRYKLHLDRLSSEETKRSYIILNNSFSMMSQTLLSFVYDYTYWDEMVDFVKTHDRVWAEVNIDAVLPQFHAKLAWVFDDKFNQFYSYDVETNQRNFKFFLPKDTVIKIFTNNKFPHFFQSIGNKVYEISGAPIQHSDDLERKGKPNGYFLAARELGNEFIDRINSVTASSVNIISVDEYNKLKRIKSTIPEIIRSYVPLRDYNNVVISYLYMYYVNKGIKLTRQSYINQFKYVSVIGIIIIFVVTSFLIIWVLKPLREITKSILNDDVEKLSAASKYSTEFRLLSKALIEFIKQKQLIIDEINKRKMVEKELLKLSNAVKQNPISIIITDVSGKIEFVNPQFTNMTGYTYEDAINRKPNILKSGFHDNEFYKNMWDTILRGEIWKGEILNKRKDGSLFWCSLIIAPIVNDNMVTNLIGLLEDITEKKTMIKELIEAKEKAEEVNKLKSQFFAYMSHELRTPFMGLMGYADLIKETTSDTSIKEMADGILRSSKRMLETLTNILTITKLEFDQTEVNIVPINIRDILEEVYGNFLPSAETKNLKLIKSFNVDNEVINTDERILVGILYNLVNNAIKFTKEGFVEIIAEIKDECLILKVKDTGIGIPKEKLSIIFDEFRQVSEGYTREYQGTGLGLTIVKKYVDLLNGTIEVESEINKGTNFIVKIPV
- a CDS encoding deoxyribodipyrimidine photo-lyase — translated: MLNLKRVRYLKDGITKSGPVIYWMQRDQRVNDNWALIYAYSKALENDVPLIVTFNLVPSFLGATIRQYSFMIEGLKKVIILLTELNTH